In Pleurocapsa sp. PCC 7319, the following are encoded in one genomic region:
- a CDS encoding 2OG-Fe(II) oxygenase — protein MEPYIEVYDETISHDFCKLVINYFENCKKEQYWGMVQPNVRKFERKKVKELALSPDNEVEWEILYQAQKSLLSYLQRYQKKYSAIDIPLVPTQFRIKKYDNDGTHFFDWHVDVSRISNSKRMLVAQWYLNTVEEGGETEFKVIKTVTYKVQPLQGRLLMFPPFWTYLHRGKPPISNPKYIMSTFLEMNY, from the coding sequence ATGGAGCCATATATTGAAGTTTATGATGAAACGATCTCTCACGATTTTTGTAAGCTTGTGATTAATTATTTCGAGAACTGTAAAAAAGAACAATATTGGGGCATGGTGCAGCCAAATGTACGTAAGTTTGAACGCAAAAAAGTCAAGGAGCTAGCGTTGTCCCCTGACAATGAGGTCGAATGGGAAATTTTATATCAAGCTCAAAAATCTCTACTCAGCTATTTGCAAAGGTATCAGAAAAAGTATTCTGCTATCGATATTCCACTGGTTCCGACACAGTTTCGAATCAAAAAATATGATAATGATGGAACTCACTTTTTTGATTGGCATGTAGATGTCTCGCGAATTTCAAATAGTAAACGCATGCTTGTTGCTCAATGGTATTTGAACACCGTTGAGGAAGGAGGAGAGACTGAATTTAAAGTGATTAAGACAGTGACTTACAAAGTCCAACCTCTTCAAGGGCGGTTGTTGATGTTTCCTCCATTTTGGACCTATCTACATAGAGGGAAGCCTCCCATATCAAACCCCAAATATATAATGTCTACTTTCTTGGAGATGAACTATTAA
- a CDS encoding contractile injection system tape measure protein, with amino-acid sequence MTSQRHIIKRQILDLHINSELKAFELQNKISALYRSKIIPLIESYCNQISDPEQIFRINRLEIDLGTIDEANLESDFVQKVTDALSQEFSQQRASYPPNIIKLSCANIILS; translated from the coding sequence ATGACTTCTCAACGCCATATCATCAAGCGACAGATCCTCGATCTCCACATTAACTCTGAGCTCAAAGCCTTTGAGCTACAAAACAAAATAAGTGCCCTCTATCGCAGTAAGATTATTCCTCTGATCGAATCATACTGCAATCAAATCAGCGATCCAGAGCAGATTTTCCGAATCAATCGCCTAGAAATCGACCTCGGAACTATTGATGAAGCCAACCTAGAATCAGATTTTGTCCAAAAAGTGACAGATGCCCTCTCCCAAGAGTTCTCCCAACAAAGAGCAAGCTACCCCCCCAACATCATTAAACTCAGTTGCGCAAACATCATTCTCTCCTAA
- the queC gene encoding 7-cyano-7-deazaguanine synthase QueC, which yields MNKAVVLLSGGLDSATTAAIAITAGYEAIALSFRYGQRHQKELDAATNIAKILGIAEHYVVDVNLSQWGGSSLTDESLTIPQKGLQPDIIPSTYVPGRNTVFIAIALSLAEAKNAQAIYLGINAVDYSGYPDCRPEYLQAYQQLANLSSKVGIEGNTPQLVAPLVNDSKVDIVRRALELNVPIADTWSCYQGGETPCGLCDSCRIRDRALIEVGRFDLTSEASKSLKADN from the coding sequence ATGAATAAAGCCGTAGTCTTACTCTCTGGGGGATTGGATTCCGCCACCACCGCAGCTATTGCCATTACAGCAGGATATGAGGCGATCGCGCTTTCTTTTCGCTATGGTCAACGTCACCAGAAAGAATTAGATGCTGCGACCAATATAGCTAAGATATTGGGGATCGCAGAACATTATGTAGTGGATGTTAATCTCTCACAATGGGGTGGCTCGTCGTTGACAGATGAATCTCTGACTATTCCCCAAAAGGGACTACAACCAGATATTATTCCTTCTACCTATGTACCGGGACGCAATACAGTTTTTATCGCGATCGCCCTTTCTTTGGCGGAGGCGAAAAATGCTCAGGCTATTTATTTAGGAATTAATGCGGTAGATTATTCTGGCTATCCTGATTGTCGCCCTGAATATTTGCAAGCCTATCAACAGCTAGCCAATCTCTCTTCCAAAGTTGGCATCGAAGGCAATACTCCTCAGTTAGTCGCCCCCTTAGTGAATGATTCTAAAGTGGATATTGTACGTCGCGCTCTCGAATTAAATGTACCAATTGCCGATACTTGGTCATGTTATCAAGGGGGAGAAACTCCTTGTGGATTGTGTGATTCTTGTCGAATTCGCGATCGGGCTTTAATAGAAGTTGGTCGTTTTGATTTAACCAGTGAAGCTAGTAAATCACTAAAAGCTGATAATTAA
- a CDS encoding transposase, with translation MYKQAQDLRKREERVISTDEMTGIQALERKYFDKPMKPGQPAKREFEYIRHGTQTLIASFDISSGKIIYESIGQTRTELDFIVHVQRMIKANQRVKKWHLVMDCLNIHVSESLVRWIASNEGIPAVTLGKKGQSGILQSMETRAKFLSNPEHEVVFHYTPKHCSWLNQIEREGRRGFPAMTNRVVEIWFSILMRKLLKRSSFLSTGDLATKILDFIAYYNDKMAKPFKWTYKGKVLTV, from the coding sequence TTGTACAAACAAGCACAAGATTTAAGAAAAAGGGAAGAAAGAGTTATCAGTACCGATGAGATGACAGGGATTCAAGCTCTGGAGCGAAAATATTTTGACAAACCAATGAAACCAGGTCAGCCAGCCAAAAGAGAGTTTGAATATATTCGACACGGCACTCAAACTCTAATTGCTAGTTTTGATATTAGTAGTGGCAAAATCATATATGAAAGTATTGGTCAAACTAGAACGGAGTTAGATTTTATTGTCCATGTGCAGCGAATGATTAAAGCTAACCAAAGAGTTAAAAAGTGGCATTTAGTCATGGATTGTTTAAATATCCATGTCTCTGAATCTTTGGTTCGTTGGATTGCGTCTAATGAGGGAATTCCCGCCGTAACATTGGGTAAAAAAGGTCAGTCGGGAATTCTTCAGTCAATGGAAACTCGAGCCAAATTTTTAAGCAATCCTGAGCATGAGGTCGTCTTTCATTACACTCCAAAACACTGTTCTTGGTTAAATCAAATTGAACGAGAGGGTCGGCGGGGTTTCCCCGCCATGACCAATCGAGTTGTTGAAATTTGGTTCAGTATTTTAATGCGTAAACTTCTCAAGCGAAGCAGTTTTCTAAGTACAGGAGATTTAGCGACGAAGATTCTTGATTTTATTGCTTACTACAACGATAAGATGGCAAAGCCTTTCAAATGGACTTATAAAGGTAAGGTTTTAACTGTTTAA
- a CDS encoding transposase, whose translation MTGIQALERLFPAKPGKPKQVEKIEFEYERHGTLSLIANWDVARGKVLTPSIGATRTEQDFYEHIQKTIQTDEKGSWIFIVDQLNTHKSESLVNLVASNCGITTDLGVKGKEGILKSMTSREAFLSDESHRIRFVYIPKHTLGLNQIECWFSILVRRLLKRSSFCSTEDLEQKILNFIDYFNWHFAKPFVWKFEGFKDHD comes from the coding sequence ATGACAGGTATTCAAGCTCTTGAAAGATTATTTCCAGCCAAACCAGGCAAGCCTAAACAAGTAGAGAAAATCGAATTTGAGTATGAACGCCACGGAACCTTAAGCTTAATTGCTAACTGGGATGTAGCCAGAGGAAAAGTACTTACTCCCTCTATCGGTGCAACTCGAACTGAACAAGATTTTTATGAACATATCCAGAAAACAATTCAGACTGATGAAAAAGGGTCATGGATTTTTATCGTGGATCAACTCAATACTCATAAATCAGAAAGTTTAGTTAATTTAGTAGCATCAAACTGTGGAATTACTACGGATTTAGGAGTTAAAGGGAAAGAAGGAATTTTAAAATCCATGACCAGCCGTGAGGCTTTTTTATCAGATGAATCACATCGGATTCGCTTTGTATATATTCCGAAACATACATTAGGGCTGAACCAAATTGAGTGTTGGTTTTCTATTTTAGTCAGGCGTTTGCTCAAAAGAAGTAGTTTCTGTTCGACTGAAGACCTGGAGCAAAAGATTCTGAATTTTATTGATTACTTTAATTGGCATTTTGCCAAGCCGTTTGTGTGGAAGTTTGAGGGTTTTAAAGATCATGATTAA
- the mnmE gene encoding tRNA uridine-5-carboxymethylaminomethyl(34) synthesis GTPase MnmE yields MSLVQGETIVAIATAIVPQQGSVGIVRLSGERALSIARILFKGAGKQEWSSHRILYGYIRHPLTKQTVDEALLLLMLRPRSFTREDVVEFHCHGGIIAVQEVLQLCIAEGARLAQPGEFTQRAFLNGRIDLTQAESIAELVAAQSQAASQIALAGLQGKLASPIRDLRATCLDILAEVEARIDFADDLPPLDEKEIKQQLTGTLTQVEAILATAEQGELLRSGLKVAIVGCPNVGKSSLLNAWSRSDRAIVTDLPGTTRDVIESTLVVGGIPIKVLDTAGIRETIDAVEKIGVERSRDAAEAADLILLTIDASVGWTIADQKIYQQVKHQPLILIVNKTDLIAPQSINYPPEIKQVVHTSAAKNEGIDDLELAILASVAQKKILATNSEVAVNQRQASALTRAKIALQQVQETITNQLPLDFWTIDLRGAIQALGEITGEEVTESVLDRIFSRFCIGK; encoded by the coding sequence ATGTCTTTAGTTCAGGGAGAAACCATAGTGGCGATCGCCACTGCTATTGTGCCTCAACAGGGAAGTGTGGGTATAGTACGCCTCTCAGGAGAAAGAGCCCTGAGTATTGCCCGTATCTTATTCAAGGGGGCTGGTAAGCAGGAATGGTCAAGTCATCGTATTCTTTATGGTTATATTCGTCACCCTCTAACTAAACAAACCGTAGATGAGGCTTTATTACTGTTAATGCTGCGACCTCGTTCTTTTACGCGGGAAGATGTAGTGGAATTTCACTGTCATGGAGGTATTATTGCCGTACAAGAAGTCTTACAGTTATGTATTGCTGAGGGGGCAAGATTAGCTCAACCAGGAGAGTTTACCCAGAGAGCTTTTCTCAATGGCAGAATTGATTTAACCCAAGCAGAAAGTATTGCCGAATTAGTTGCCGCCCAATCTCAAGCAGCTTCTCAAATAGCCTTAGCAGGATTACAAGGTAAGTTAGCTAGTCCGATTCGCGATTTGCGGGCTACTTGCTTAGACATTTTGGCTGAAGTAGAAGCCCGCATTGATTTTGCCGACGACTTACCACCCCTAGATGAAAAGGAAATAAAGCAACAACTAACTGGGACCTTAACCCAAGTAGAAGCTATTTTAGCAACAGCGGAACAAGGAGAATTATTAAGGAGTGGTTTAAAAGTTGCTATTGTGGGTTGCCCCAATGTGGGGAAATCCAGTTTGCTTAACGCTTGGAGTCGAAGTGATCGCGCCATTGTCACTGATTTACCCGGTACAACTCGTGATGTGATTGAGTCTACTTTGGTAGTGGGGGGAATTCCGATTAAAGTCCTGGATACCGCAGGAATCAGAGAAACGATAGATGCTGTAGAAAAAATTGGTGTCGAGCGATCGCGCGATGCTGCCGAAGCAGCAGATTTAATCTTATTAACTATTGATGCTTCGGTAGGTTGGACTATTGCTGACCAAAAAATATATCAACAAGTAAAACATCAACCACTAATACTGATAGTCAACAAAACTGACTTAATCGCTCCTCAATCTATTAATTACCCTCCAGAAATCAAACAAGTAGTTCATACCAGTGCTGCCAAAAATGAGGGGATTGATGATTTGGAATTGGCGATTTTAGCATCAGTGGCGCAAAAGAAAATTTTAGCTACCAATTCCGAAGTAGCAGTTAATCAAAGACAGGCTTCCGCCTTAACTAGAGCTAAAATCGCCCTGCAACAAGTGCAAGAAACCATTACTAATCAACTGCCACTAGATTTTTGGACTATCGACCTCCGTGGTGCGATTCAGGCTTTAGGTGAAATAACTGGAGAAGAAGTGACTGAATCAGTCTTAGATCGCATCTTTAGTCGTTTTTGTATTGGCAAGTAA
- a CDS encoding helix-turn-helix domain-containing protein has translation MPRLAPKPVKLDNEEKQELEKILARHSTSQQVAKRAKIILLASQGKNHRTIAKELDISRKMARLWRERWLQLKQKDALVKERLLDAERPGSPTKFTTEQVLQLFAIACESPEKYGRPISHWTSRELAEEMVKQGIVGSISTRHVGRLLSEATLKPHVSEYWLNPPPTKSLMKKSKTSVGCTNKHKI, from the coding sequence ATGCCAAGACTAGCTCCTAAACCAGTAAAGTTAGACAATGAAGAGAAACAAGAATTAGAAAAGATTTTGGCTCGTCATAGTACCAGTCAACAAGTTGCCAAGAGAGCCAAAATTATACTTTTGGCATCTCAAGGAAAAAATCATCGCACTATTGCAAAAGAATTAGACATTAGCCGAAAAATGGCAAGACTGTGGCGAGAAAGATGGTTACAGTTGAAGCAAAAAGATGCACTCGTCAAGGAAAGACTATTGGATGCAGAAAGACCAGGGTCACCGACTAAATTTACGACGGAACAAGTATTACAATTATTTGCCATTGCTTGTGAGTCACCAGAAAAATATGGCAGACCAATCAGTCATTGGACATCAAGAGAATTAGCAGAAGAGATGGTCAAACAAGGAATAGTCGGAAGTATTTCCACAAGGCACGTGGGCAGATTACTCTCCGAAGCCACCTTAAAACCCCATGTCTCAGAATATTGGTTGAATCCCCCCCCGACGAAAAGTTTGATGAAAAAATCAAAAACATCTGTTGGTTGTACAAACAAGCACAAGATTTAA
- a CDS encoding GyrI-like domain-containing protein: MDYFRLAALAEDVARFNKVTIRLQELEQEKSMSNYEIILKPVQSQLVAGTLGVLPDFDNCTSIIEKLFERVYGYVFSQGIKDVGSGINVYHETKLRDQHIPFEAIVPIPHTIPHDHRQAPSVWVYELPEVETMACVVHHGSFNSLGNAYCSLLEWIEKYGYQIAGSTREVYLHYRTLAKIFCDLIRGYFCLNFC; the protein is encoded by the coding sequence GTGGATTATTTCCGCCTAGCTGCACTAGCTGAAGACGTGGCTCGTTTCAACAAAGTAACAATTCGTTTACAAGAACTAGAACAGGAGAAATCAATGTCTAATTACGAAATTATTCTCAAACCTGTACAATCTCAGTTGGTTGCTGGCACTTTAGGAGTGCTTCCCGATTTTGATAATTGCACTTCCATCATTGAGAAACTGTTTGAGCGAGTTTATGGTTATGTTTTTAGTCAAGGAATCAAAGATGTTGGTAGTGGTATTAATGTCTATCATGAAACTAAATTACGAGATCAACACATTCCTTTCGAAGCAATTGTGCCCATACCTCACACTATACCTCATGATCATCGTCAAGCTCCTTCCGTGTGGGTGTATGAATTGCCTGAAGTGGAAACCATGGCTTGTGTAGTGCATCATGGTTCATTTAATTCCCTGGGAAATGCTTACTGTAGCTTATTGGAATGGATAGAGAAATATGGCTATCAAATTGCTGGTTCTACTCGCGAAGTTTACTTGCACTATAGAACTCTTGCAAAAATATTTTGTGATCTGATAAGGGGTTATTTTTGTTTGAATTTTTGTTGA
- a CDS encoding nucleotidyltransferase domain-containing protein has translation MQNDQLIVNKTEKYVPLDIEGYLLNDLNFDRISDALKDIINLLKKAILSHEHYKNIHSIYMRGSIARGKIYVPLSDIDLIVLFYQDTSIRELKKKLSKIIQEVYSENMKIDIYGVNYQALSRNTQFSLKINSICIYGVDVSEKIQKFKPDKSICFLQQSFVQDVQTAKADLRALKTLSFNDMYKQPILKIYGWIAKRILRVGLEL, from the coding sequence ATGCAAAACGACCAACTTATAGTAAATAAAACAGAAAAATATGTCCCCCTAGATATTGAAGGGTATTTACTGAATGATCTTAATTTTGATCGTATTTCGGATGCATTAAAGGACATAATAAATTTATTAAAAAAGGCTATCCTTAGTCACGAACATTATAAAAATATTCACAGCATTTATATGCGCGGCTCAATTGCAAGAGGAAAGATTTATGTGCCCCTTTCTGATATTGACTTAATAGTTCTTTTTTACCAAGATACTTCGATTAGGGAGCTCAAAAAAAAACTAAGTAAAATAATTCAAGAGGTATATTCTGAGAATATGAAAATTGATATTTATGGTGTGAACTATCAAGCATTATCACGGAATACTCAATTTAGCCTCAAAATTAATTCCATTTGTATTTATGGCGTAGATGTATCTGAAAAGATACAAAAATTCAAGCCAGACAAAAGTATTTGCTTTTTACAACAGTCATTTGTACAGGATGTGCAAACAGCTAAAGCCGACCTTCGCGCCTTGAAGACACTATCGTTCAATGACATGTACAAACAACCGATACTCAAGATTTATGGATGGATTGCAAAAAGGATTTTAAGAGTTGGTTTAGAATTATAG
- a CDS encoding contractile injection system tape measure protein gives MSEFGDRQKPEVKENYEPINIIDANLELLHYFFHTGCLPWWCEPLNQKHLEKSFTHLLTKAPKILRNLLQNSLTQEKPRQRILEQFSEAIRLEILKLLAPTWYSVIHPYFTDIQTLTPVVKSWQNVDFLRLKPIIWQGFLLQLALHPISKPSIDIILRENLLHIATQLKIEWRSLIAELQSAIAILTASGTKFSSELPQTLINSSPKRIRQLSSPESKIIKNIKNLIELLTKLQDLDFTVPNIASYNSSIKTTLKQINNLITQESSISLDSQLKYLPQLILTCETQITALEKQARSPSLNQILSEIKTVIQAIFDHSLTTQNPISQLISQPEIFPLTTSESLLHKKLDERIEADPFNNSSVAFRNNSEIYIQNSGLILLWPFLNRFFETLSLVQSGKFITSQTAHRAILILQYLVDGSTESLEYLLPLNKLLCGKSLEEPIPNSLVLSKDEQNECEELLCAVIQNWSVLKNISIDGLKRGFLQRNGVLKFKNDHLLLQVEHKTHDILIDQMPWSIRIIKLPYMLQILHVEW, from the coding sequence ATGTCTGAATTTGGCGATCGCCAAAAACCCGAAGTCAAGGAAAATTATGAACCAATCAATATTATAGATGCAAATTTAGAACTATTGCATTACTTTTTCCACACTGGTTGTTTACCTTGGTGGTGCGAACCATTAAATCAAAAGCATCTAGAAAAAAGTTTTACCCATCTCCTGACTAAAGCCCCGAAAATACTGAGAAACCTACTGCAAAATAGTCTGACTCAAGAAAAGCCAAGACAACGCATTCTTGAGCAATTTTCGGAAGCAATACGGTTAGAGATACTCAAGCTTTTAGCACCTACTTGGTATTCTGTAATTCACCCTTATTTTACCGATATTCAAACCCTAACGCCTGTTGTCAAATCTTGGCAAAATGTCGATTTTCTTCGACTCAAACCAATAATTTGGCAAGGATTTTTGTTACAGCTTGCTCTACATCCAATCTCAAAGCCCAGCATAGATATCATTCTCAGGGAAAACCTGTTACATATTGCGACTCAGTTAAAAATAGAGTGGCGATCTCTCATAGCAGAATTGCAATCTGCAATAGCAATTTTGACAGCATCAGGAACTAAATTTTCCAGTGAATTACCGCAAACATTAATTAATTCATCCCCAAAGAGAATAAGACAATTATCAAGCCCAGAAAGCAAGATAATAAAAAACATTAAAAACCTGATCGAGCTATTAACTAAACTTCAAGATTTAGACTTTACTGTACCGAATATAGCTTCCTATAATTCCAGTATCAAAACGACTCTAAAACAAATCAACAATTTAATTACTCAAGAATCTTCTATTTCTTTAGATAGTCAATTAAAATATCTGCCACAACTAATTTTAACCTGCGAAACTCAAATTACTGCACTAGAAAAACAAGCAAGATCCCCTAGCCTGAATCAAATCCTGTCGGAAATCAAAACTGTTATTCAGGCGATCTTCGATCATTCTCTAACGACCCAAAATCCAATATCTCAGCTAATATCTCAGCCAGAAATTTTTCCATTAACAACTAGCGAATCCCTCCTCCATAAGAAGTTAGACGAAAGAATTGAAGCTGACCCATTCAATAATTCATCTGTCGCTTTTAGAAACAATTCCGAAATTTACATCCAAAATTCTGGATTAATTTTATTGTGGCCATTTCTTAATCGATTTTTTGAAACCTTAAGCCTAGTCCAATCAGGAAAATTCATAACATCTCAGACTGCTCACCGAGCAATACTGATACTTCAGTATTTAGTAGACGGTTCGACTGAATCCTTAGAGTATTTATTACCTTTAAATAAACTTTTGTGTGGCAAAAGTCTTGAAGAACCTATTCCTAACAGTTTAGTTTTATCAAAAGATGAGCAGAATGAATGTGAAGAGCTTCTCTGTGCAGTCATTCAAAATTGGTCAGTTCTGAAAAACATTTCAATTGATGGTCTCAAAAGAGGTTTTTTGCAAAGAAATGGAGTTTTGAAATTCAAAAATGACCATCTTTTACTACAAGTCGAACATAAAACTCACGATATTTTAATCGATCAAATGCCTTGGAGTATTCGTATCATCAAGCTTCCTTACATGCTTCAGATTCTTCATGTCGAATGGTAA
- a CDS encoding IS630 transposase-related protein has translation MAYSLDMRQRALDLLEEGKSKTEISRMLGASRTSILRWEKRALRGELAAIYPKKRGGFRVDDEKLKAYVALNPDAYQAEIAEAIRAKENTVCRALKRLKISRKKRHRSTENGTNKGETII, from the coding sequence ATGGCATATTCTTTAGATATGCGGCAACGTGCATTAGACCTGTTAGAAGAAGGCAAAAGCAAAACAGAAATATCAAGAATGCTTGGAGCTAGTAGAACAAGTATTCTTCGATGGGAAAAAAGAGCCTTAAGAGGAGAGCTTGCAGCTATTTACCCCAAAAAAAGAGGTGGGTTTAGAGTAGATGATGAAAAATTAAAAGCTTATGTCGCATTAAATCCCGATGCCTATCAAGCAGAAATAGCAGAAGCGATTAGAGCCAAAGAAAATACCGTATGTCGAGCACTTAAAAGATTGAAGATTAGTCGAAAAAAAAGACACCGCAGTACCGAGAACGGGACCAACAAAGGCGAAACGATTATTTAA
- a CDS encoding DUF1517 domain-containing protein, protein MVVIAIQQINLTSATVITTNSHLTQEVITLNDQAKTTTQNTKALTYLDQVSNKFNVELAVASSENQSNLTNYHAAQVERIDEKANPNTKEVKIASLSIFLLLFISIVVFYAFFLFYKWLLGVDSHKLVRLQDSYNAEQPSAFLNPENQDVVPAKDNHQATVSKLQIAFSSQANNLQEKLAQAVLSVEIRQDQGLIELMHKTLSVLIDQEHWTHVNQTSVSLPLQDVKAEFEAIIDTEYNKSVREKINTSNSNTQVEKSSESSEDDIFKYIVVTLVICTAHKKLLHNTIHTKEQLNEELIELSQMEKDKLIKFDLVWNPGTAGNYITNNQLLREYGDLLRLF, encoded by the coding sequence ATGGTTGTAATTGCAATTCAGCAGATAAATTTAACTTCGGCAACAGTTATAACTACTAATAGTCATTTAACTCAGGAAGTAATTACTCTCAACGATCAAGCCAAAACAACTACTCAGAACACCAAAGCATTAACATACTTAGATCAGGTTTCTAATAAGTTTAATGTAGAGTTAGCTGTAGCTTCTTCAGAAAATCAATCTAACTTAACTAATTATCATGCTGCTCAAGTTGAGCGTATTGACGAGAAGGCTAACCCCAACACTAAAGAAGTCAAGATAGCCTCTTTGTCTATTTTTTTACTACTGTTTATTTCTATTGTTGTCTTTTATGCTTTCTTTTTATTCTACAAATGGCTTTTAGGAGTCGATAGTCATAAGCTAGTTAGATTACAAGACAGTTACAATGCAGAACAGCCCTCGGCTTTTTTAAATCCCGAAAACCAAGATGTCGTTCCAGCCAAAGATAATCACCAAGCAACGGTATCTAAACTACAAATTGCCTTTTCTTCTCAGGCTAATAATCTACAAGAAAAATTAGCCCAAGCCGTTTTAAGTGTTGAGATTAGACAAGATCAAGGGTTAATCGAATTGATGCATAAAACTCTATCAGTTTTAATCGATCAAGAGCATTGGACTCATGTGAACCAGACTTCGGTATCTCTTCCTCTACAAGATGTCAAAGCAGAATTTGAGGCAATTATTGATACCGAATATAACAAATCAGTTAGAGAAAAGATAAATACTAGTAATAGCAACACCCAAGTGGAAAAATCTTCAGAGTCTAGTGAAGATGACATTTTTAAATATATTGTAGTTACTTTAGTTATATGTACAGCCCACAAAAAACTTTTACATAACACAATTCATACTAAGGAACAGTTAAATGAGGAATTAATAGAACTTAGTCAGATGGAAAAGGATAAGTTAATTAAATTTGATTTAGTTTGGAATCCAGGAACAGCAGGTAATTACATTACCAACAATCAATTGCTTAGAGAGTATGGCGATCTGCTCAGGCTTTTTTAA
- a CDS encoding IS5 family transposase (programmed frameshift) has translation MKYWQAIKLPSREFKRLTGVKRQTFRLMVRLVKAEEKQKKKPGRRAKLIIEDRVLVTLQYWREYRTYFHISKDWKLAESTVCRIVKKVENILIQSRKFSLPGKKKLLKNALNEKLILMDVMESPIERPKKHQKRFNAGKQGEHTLKTQVVFGEKTGKIICLDHEKGRTHDFRLFKSSQVRFHQLLKVIGDKGYQGITKIHGNSETPIKKPRGGKLTKEQKKYNRQLNRLRIAVEHINRRLKIFKILSYRYRNRHRRFGLRANLIAGIYNHELA, from the exons ATGAAATATTGGCAAGCTATTAAACTTCCGTCAAGAGAATTTAAGCGGCTTACTGGAGTTAAACGACAAACTTTTCGGTTAATGGTACGCTTGGTAAAAGCAGAAGAAAAACAGAAGAAAAAACCAGGGCGTCGAGCCAAATTAATTATTGAAGATCGGGTTTTAGTAACACTTCAATACTGGAGAGAATATCGAACCTACTTTCATATATCAAAAGATTGGAAACTAGCCGAATCTACAGTATGTCGTATAGTCAAAAAAGTTGAAAATATTTTAATTCAATCTCGAAAATTCAGTTTACCAGGGAAGAAAAAGTTATTGAAAAATGCTCTTAATGAAAAATTAATTTTAATGGATGTCATGGAAAGTCCAATTGAAAGACCCAAAAAACATCAAAAAAGATTTAATGCG GGAAAACAAGGAGAGCATACTTTAAAAACCCAAGTAGTCTTTGGAGAAAAAACAGGAAAGATAATATGTCTAGATCATGAAAAAGGGAGAACTCATGATTTTAGATTATTTAAAAGTAGTCAGGTAAGATTTCATCAATTGCTTAAAGTTATAGGGGATAAAGGATATCAAGGAATCACTAAAATTCATGGGAATAGTGAAACCCCTATCAAAAAACCCCGAGGCGGAAAATTAACCAAGGAACAGAAAAAATATAATCGTCAATTAAATCGATTAAGAATTGCTGTTGAGCATATTAATCGTCGTTTAAAAATCTTTAAAATTTTGTCGTATCGATATAGAAATCGGCATCGCAGGTTTGGCTTAAGAGCGAATTTAATTGCTGGTATTTATAATCATGAATTAGCCTAA
- a CDS encoding helix-turn-helix domain-containing protein translates to MRQYSTEEEWRDMIQIEFSEEEIQQLNYERYHHPHPRVQKKMEVLYLKSRRLSHQEIRRLCQISKTTLVSYVRQYQQGGIEQLKQLNYKGKPSQLNEQVKTIEVYFQEHPPRKVAEAQAKIEELTGIKRNPTQIRAFLYRIGMGCR, encoded by the coding sequence ATGCGGCAGTATTCAACTGAAGAAGAGTGGCGAGATATGATCCAGATTGAGTTCAGCGAAGAAGAAATTCAACAGCTAAATTACGAACGCTATCATCATCCCCATCCCCGAGTACAAAAGAAGATGGAAGTGCTCTACCTGAAAAGTCGGAGGCTATCCCATCAAGAGATTCGTCGCTTATGCCAAATTAGTAAAACGACCTTAGTTAGCTATGTTCGACAGTATCAGCAAGGAGGAATAGAGCAACTGAAGCAATTGAACTACAAAGGGAAGCCCAGTCAGCTCAATGAGCAGGTCAAAACTATTGAGGTCTACTTCCAGGAGCATCCGCCGCGAAAGGTGGCTGAAGCCCAGGCCAAAATCGAAGAACTCACGGGAATCAAGCGCAATCCCACACAAATTAGGGCTTTTCTCTACCGTATCGGCATGGGCTGTCGAA